The Ornithodoros turicata isolate Travis chromosome 9, ASM3712646v1, whole genome shotgun sequence genome includes a region encoding these proteins:
- the LOC135368405 gene encoding uncharacterized protein LOC135368405 isoform X2, with amino-acid sequence MSSGHWEWRPSFPMVTLAVAGVQLLVYNQALAKQSCCSSASVVLEEGQWVRVFSAAFHHQSKVHLAVDLLSFLWKGYILELSLGSQQLLFVLAKLSLLVGVTQMILALFLAELTGSPDLYNTCASTFPGVLVALKVVNQHNFSFRKLRRGDVEVELPSPALCWVELVALHAAYGESVLPLLAGLLVGIIFKNSIISCKNQVAARSQFLPSTYLLIGMLLSARFLCVSLEPCVSFRTVFKLLQIRQLIVAALHTQSTYQFTYTLVSLLSLGYQTEKNWGHFRFLIRFASCVVWVNVAHCLLSWLMSICPMESDFLGPSPYDACYTGLTGALLALKVLRHHDNPDADYDIASFQMSMPHWLGLMVELTHLCLFTPKSWITGHTAGIMVGLLHAHQPRRFCS; translated from the exons ATGTCATCGGGCCACTGGGAGTGGCGACCGTCCTTTCCCATGGTCACCTTGGCCGTTGCCGGTGTCCAGCTGCTGGTTTACAACCAAGCGTTGGCCAAGCAGTCCTGCTGCAGCAGCGCCTCCGTCGTGTTAGAAGAGGGACAGTGGGTGCGTGTCTTCTCCGCAGCGTTTCACCACCAGAGCAAAGTTCATCTCGCCGTCGACCTACTTTCCTTCCTTTGGAAGGGCTACATTCTTGAACTGAGCCTCGGGAGCCAACAGCTACTCTTCGTGCTTGCCAAGCTGTCCCTGCTGGTGGGCGTGACTCAGATGATACTGGCCCTGTTCCTGGCCGAGCTAACTGGTTCTCCCGACCTGTACAACACATGCGCGTCTACCTTCCCTGGCGTCCTGGTGGCTCTTAAAGTGGTCAACCAGCACAACTTTAGTTTCCGCAAGCTACGCAGAGGAGATGTGGAGGTAGAACTGCCATCACCCGCGCTCTGCTGGGTTGAACTGGTAGCACTTCACGCGGCTTACGGCGAGAGCGTGCTGCCTTTGCTGGCTGGGCTTCTGGTGGGGATTATATTCAAGAACAGTATCATCAG CTGCAAGAACCAGGTAGCCGCAAGGAGCCAGTTCTTGCCGAGCACCTACCTTCTCATTGGCATGCTCCTGTCGGCACGCTTTCTATGTGTTTCCCTGGAGCCATGCGTCAGCTTCCGCACCGTCTTCAAGCTGTTGCAGATTCGACAGCTTATTGTGGCCGCTCTGCACACTCAAAGCACGTACCAGTTCACCTATACCTTGGTCTCTCTTCTTAGTCTCGGATACCAGACGGAAAAAAATTGGGGACACTTCAGGTTTCTCATTCGTTTCGCGTCATGTGTGGTTTGGGTCAACGTCGCACACTGTCTTCTGTCCTGGCTCATGTCCATCTGCCCAATGGAAAGTGATTTTCTTGGGCCCTCACCTTACGACGCCTGCTATACTGGCCTCACTGGAGCGCTTCTCGCGCTCAAGGTTCTACGTCATCACGACAATCCGGATGCAGATTACGACATCGCGTCCTTTCAAATGTCCATGCCGCACTGGCTGGGCCTCATGGTGGAGCTAACACATCTGTGCTTGTTTACGCCCAAGTCCTGGATCACGGGGCACACAGCAGGGATCATGGTCGGACTCTTACACGCACATCAACCAAGGAGATTCTGCAGTTAA
- the LOC135368405 gene encoding uncharacterized protein LOC135368405 isoform X1: protein MSSGHWEWRPSFPMVTLAVAGVQLLVYNQALAKQSCCSSASVVLEEGQWVRVFSAAFHHQSKVHLAVDLLSFLWKGYILELSLGSQQLLFVLAKLSLLVGVTQMILALFLAELTGSPDLYNTCASTFPGVLVALKVVNQHNFSFRKLRRGDVEVELPSPALCWVELVALHAAYGESVLPLLAGLLVGIIFKNSIISAFVPSSCKNQVAARSQFLPSTYLLIGMLLSARFLCVSLEPCVSFRTVFKLLQIRQLIVAALHTQSTYQFTYTLVSLLSLGYQTEKNWGHFRFLIRFASCVVWVNVAHCLLSWLMSICPMESDFLGPSPYDACYTGLTGALLALKVLRHHDNPDADYDIASFQMSMPHWLGLMVELTHLCLFTPKSWITGHTAGIMVGLLHAHQPRRFCS, encoded by the exons ATGTCATCGGGCCACTGGGAGTGGCGACCGTCCTTTCCCATGGTCACCTTGGCCGTTGCCGGTGTCCAGCTGCTGGTTTACAACCAAGCGTTGGCCAAGCAGTCCTGCTGCAGCAGCGCCTCCGTCGTGTTAGAAGAGGGACAGTGGGTGCGTGTCTTCTCCGCAGCGTTTCACCACCAGAGCAAAGTTCATCTCGCCGTCGACCTACTTTCCTTCCTTTGGAAGGGCTACATTCTTGAACTGAGCCTCGGGAGCCAACAGCTACTCTTCGTGCTTGCCAAGCTGTCCCTGCTGGTGGGCGTGACTCAGATGATACTGGCCCTGTTCCTGGCCGAGCTAACTGGTTCTCCCGACCTGTACAACACATGCGCGTCTACCTTCCCTGGCGTCCTGGTGGCTCTTAAAGTGGTCAACCAGCACAACTTTAGTTTCCGCAAGCTACGCAGAGGAGATGTGGAGGTAGAACTGCCATCACCCGCGCTCTGCTGGGTTGAACTGGTAGCACTTCACGCGGCTTACGGCGAGAGCGTGCTGCCTTTGCTGGCTGGGCTTCTGGTGGGGATTATATTCAAGAACAGTATCATCAG TGCTTTTGTTCCTTCCAGCTGCAAGAACCAGGTAGCCGCAAGGAGCCAGTTCTTGCCGAGCACCTACCTTCTCATTGGCATGCTCCTGTCGGCACGCTTTCTATGTGTTTCCCTGGAGCCATGCGTCAGCTTCCGCACCGTCTTCAAGCTGTTGCAGATTCGACAGCTTATTGTGGCCGCTCTGCACACTCAAAGCACGTACCAGTTCACCTATACCTTGGTCTCTCTTCTTAGTCTCGGATACCAGACGGAAAAAAATTGGGGACACTTCAGGTTTCTCATTCGTTTCGCGTCATGTGTGGTTTGGGTCAACGTCGCACACTGTCTTCTGTCCTGGCTCATGTCCATCTGCCCAATGGAAAGTGATTTTCTTGGGCCCTCACCTTACGACGCCTGCTATACTGGCCTCACTGGAGCGCTTCTCGCGCTCAAGGTTCTACGTCATCACGACAATCCGGATGCAGATTACGACATCGCGTCCTTTCAAATGTCCATGCCGCACTGGCTGGGCCTCATGGTGGAGCTAACACATCTGTGCTTGTTTACGCCCAAGTCCTGGATCACGGGGCACACAGCAGGGATCATGGTCGGACTCTTACACGCACATCAACCAAGGAGATTCTGCAGTTAA
- the LOC135368404 gene encoding intraflagellar transport protein 140 homolog gives MSVFLDLKIDETGSETTKCAIAWHRLHPILAVAVFDHQTGEGAVQLYAEDGSELEADIPRKQSVRASTIAWHPKQRFLAIGWENGEVCVWNDHGHELHEPHAQHKRAASGLRWSDGGNRIVSVDSVGTCIGWKVDARGALSTVFFHELRDSLTDIAFRSQIKKGELSRLARAAVEGDEDALNIFSDWSAVNKNRSDVQPTDAHDFYVGSLTGVVYFVGENGSCGDVLQMDGGVTRLLHYPEKDILVVVTDALVLAQYAVSRDGSLTELNRVKLSGHGPQVRVIWAGKGMLAISAGEGTGRLLDLDSCETSVLVLPDLDMSETITCMVADMTGTTLATGTSIGRVVVWKRVDSSWKALPVTHVDGPVKDISWCDHRRALGVVSGTSIYVLSEHESCFSYRNGSLAVQTAAKQVFIDNVRAGIQVDIQTEVPVKSLFVNETNVAVSNGKRLLFYETLPSSRSAKFIGAVNTASSLVVLYESTAYLVEDNKLEARTFQGILKQTIGLGEDEGSIVCLDVCGSYLTVGSSSGHVRVWDLSQREARRHAGPKNVITLLASDGSEMRIHHAKCNNKGNKVSVSATTRSGQAHPVLLIWNLDDDAVLKFNFSTGKDENQASNPDQCTKLCSRVPLSHYWDDDDQRLLVCEAKLVEIEPHDDVSNSKAEPEVVVVPLFVTTEHGALVQDVIALDVKKFRLMGVKFPHFFLLGNDVDSEIPSTSAERVPNSRHAFRLTMKDFVGLESSDKDVRDAIMTFSFYVTVGDMDEAFKAIKTIKNEAVWENMAKMCVKSKRMDVAAVCLGKMGNARGAWALRQAEAEPELDARVAVLALQLGMVTEAETLLKECKRYDLLIKLLQDSNRWEDAIEAAEKYWRIRLRATYHDYAHHLEAAGETEKAILMYEKSETHHFEVPRMLFDEPQTLEKYIRKSNNKTLLKWWAQYMESIGEMEAALRYYEAAEDYLSLLRVYCYFNNVEKASEIANETGDRAACFHLARHFENQDNIEEAVHFFGRAKAYGNAIRVCKEHRMDDKLFHLALVAGKNEMIEAASYLEEQPGGLEKAVTLYQRGGWTSKAAQLALQAGDLGALQQAAQDLGPNADRALVETTAQRLVAVGKQDQAVVLLASSGEPQLALNLCLQYNVPINEELCEKLTEAQKDDKAKCSAVLEKIAEACMKQNNYHLAAKKFTQAGNKVQAMKALLKSGDTDKIIFFAGVSRQPEIYVMAANYLQSLDWRQNPDIMKHIITYYTKARAFKLLAGFYGSCAQVEVEEYQNYEKALGAMTEALKCLANNGDSQKEVNKLQKAIEYVRNFVDIQFLYRENPAEAIRQCQELISANPEPAVRRGDIFAFIVRHFVKQKDLGSARKAVEEMQALMPNASLTQFIDSGTLRSVYEDMSIRQTQPVSLFAKHGMKLNGDRESSEDEEVEEDVAAIGGL, from the coding sequence ATGTCGGTGTTCCTTGACCTCAAAATCGACGAGACTGGCTCGGAGACTACAAAGTGCGCCATAGCCTGGCATCGTCTTCACCCAATCCTTGCTGTTGCTGTCTTTGACCATCAAACAGGAGAAGGAGCAGTGCAACTGTACGCTGAAGACGGGTCCGAATTAGAAGCGGACATTCCGCGCAAACAAAGTGTAAGAGCGTCGACAATCGCCTGGCATCCGAAGCAGAGATTTCTCGCGATCGGCTGGGAAAACGGAGAAGTATGTGTGTGGAACGACCACGGGCACGAGCTGCACGAACCACATGCTCAACACAAGCGTGCCGCATCTGGACTTCGATGGAGCGACGGAGGAAACAGGATCGTGTCTGTGGACTCTGTCGGGACATGCATCGGGTGGAAGGTCGATGCTCGGGGGGCGCTCAGCACTGTGTTCTTCCACGAACTCCGAGATTCCTTAACAGATATAGCATTTAGAAGTCAAATTAAAAAGGGCGAGCTTAGCCGCCTCGCCCGTGCGGCTGTGGAAGGTGATGAAGACGCGCTCAACATCTTCTCCGACTGGTCAGCAGTGAACAAGAACAGGAGTGATGTGCAACCTACGGATGCGCACGACTTTTACGTGGGATCTCTTACGGGGGTTGTGTACTTCGTAGGAGAGAACGGCAGCTGTGGTGACGTCTTGCAGATGGACGGCGGTGTGACGCGTCTTCTGCATTACCCCGAGAAGGATATCCTGGTCGTGGTCACTGACGCGTTGGTTTTAGCTCAGTACGCGGTCAGCAGGGACGGTTCGCTGACAGAACTCAATAGGGTGAAGCTCAGTGGACATGGACCGCAAGTCCGGGTCATATGGGCTGGCAAAGGAATGCTCGCCATAAGCGCCGGAGAAGGAACGGGAAGGCTACTCGACTtagacagctgtgaaacgaGCGTGCTTGTGCTTCCCGATCTCGACATGAGCGAAACGATTACTTGCATGGTGGCCGACATGACAGGCACGACGTTAGCAACGGGAACAAGTATTGGCAGAGTAGTTGTGTGGAAGCGGGTCGACTCAAGCTGGAAAGCGCTTCCGGTCACGCACGTAGACGGCCCCGTGAAAGACATCAGTTGGTGCGACCACCGCAGAGCGCTGGGGGTCGTGAGCGGCACCAGTATCTACGTTCTGAGCGAGCACGAGTCTTGTTTCAGCTACAGGAACGGAAGCCTTGCGGTGCAGACTGCCGCGAAGCAGGTGTTTATTGACAACGTAAGAGCTGGAATACAAGTGGACATTCAGACGGAGGTACCGGTTAAGTCTTTGTTTGTGAATGAGACGAATGTGGCGGTGTCAAACGGGAAGAGGCTGCTTTTCTACGAAACGTTGCCGTCCAGCAGGTCTGCTAAGTTTATTGGGGCAGTCAACACGGCATCGTCGCTTGTAGTGTTGTACGAAAGCACGGCCTATCTAGTTGAAGACAACAAACTAGAGGCCAGGACATTCCAGGGAATACTGAAGCAGACAATAGGTCTTGGAGAAGACGAAGGAAGCATCGTGTGCCTGGACGTCTGTGGTTCGTATCTCACTGTTGGGTCATCTAGCGGGCACGTCCGTGTATGGGATTTAAGCCAGAGAGAAGCGCGAAGACACGCAGGTCCTAAAAATGTAATCACTTTGTTGGCGTCCGATGGCTCCGAGATGCGAATTCATCACGCAAAATGTAACAACAAAGGAAACAAAGTTAGTGTCTCAGCGACAACCCGGAGTGGTCAAGCCCATCCCGTGTTACTCATCTGGAACCTTGATGACGATGCCGTTCTGAAATTCAATTTTTCTACGGGAAAAGACGAGAACCAAGCCAGCAATCCGGACCAATGCACGAAACTGTGCAGTCGAGTCCCCTTGTCTCATTACTGGGACGACGATGACCAGAGACTTCTAGTCTGCGAGGCTAAACTCGTAGAAATAGAACCCCACGACGATGTTTCCAATAGCAAAGCTGAGCCAGAAGTAGTGGTGGTGCCGTTGTTCGTGACGACAGAGCACGGTGCTCTCGTTCAGGATGTCATCGCGCTGGACGTGAAGAAATTCCGATTGATGGGAGTCAAGTTTCCGCACTTCTTCCTTCTAGGAAACGATGTAGATTCTGAAATACCCAGCACCTCAGCAGAGAGGGTTCCAAACTCTCGACACGCATTCAGACTCACGATGAAAGACTTTGTAGGTCTCGAAAGCAGTGACAAAGACGTGAGGGATGCCATCATGACGTTCAGCTTCTACGTCACCGTTGGGGACATGGACGAGGCCTTCAAGGCCATCAAGACAATCAAGAACGAAGCAGTCTGGGAGAACATGGCCAAGATGTGCGTAAAGTCAAAAAGAATGGACGTGGCCGCGGTTTGTCTGGGGAAAATGGGGAATGCTCGTGGAGCGTGGGCTCTCAGGCAGGCCGAAGCTGAACCAGAACTGGACGCGCGAGTCGCAGTCCTAGCCCTGCAGTTGGGCATGGTAACAGAAGCCGAGACGCTCTTGAAGGAGTGCAAGCGGTACGACCTTCTCATTAAGCTTCTCCAAGACTCCAATCGCTGGGAGGACGCGATCGAAGCTGCGGAAAAGTATTGGCGGATCCGGTTGAGGGCTACGTATCACGACTACGCTCACCATCTGGAGGCGGCCGGAGAAACTGAGAAAGCGATTCTCATGTACGAAAAGTCGGAGACGCACCACTTTGAAGTCCCGCGCATGCTCTTTGACGAGCCGCAAACGTTGGAGAAATATATTCGAAAAAGCAACAACAAAACCCTGCTAAAATGGTGGGCGCAATACATGGAAAGCATTGGAGAGATGGAAGCCGCGTTGCGGTATTACGAAGCAGCGGAAGATTACCTGTCATTGCTCCGTGTCTACTGCTACTTCAATAACGTCGAAAAGGCATCTGAAATCGCCAACGAGACGGGAGATCGGGCTGCATGTTTTCATCTAGCCAGACACTTCGAAAACCAGGACAACATCGAAGAAGCTGTTCATTTCTTCGGCAGGGCGAAAGCTTATGGAAACGCTATCCGTGTTTGCAAGGAACATCGTATGGACGACAAGCTTTTTCACTTGGCGCTAGTAGCGGGCAAAAATGAAATGATAGAAGCTGCTAGCTACTTGGAAGAACAACCAGGCGGGCTGGAGAAGGCGGTCACTCTCTATCAGCGTGGCGGATGGACCAGTAAGGCGGCCCAGCTAGCTCTGCAAGCGGGAGACCTCGGGGCGCTCCAGCAGGCTGCTCAAGACCTCGGACCAAACGCCGATCGCGCACTAGTTGAGACCACAGCACAAAGACTTGTCGCCGTCGGCAAACAAGATCAGGCTGTCGTCCTCCTTGCTTCAAGCGGGGAGCCCCAACTGGCGCTGAACTTGTGCCTGCAATACAACGTTCCTATAAACGAAGAACTGTGCGAGAAGCTCACGGAAGCCCAGAAAGACGACAAAGCCAAGTGCTCTGCCGTCCTCGAAAAGATCGCGGAGGCCTGCATGAAGCAAAATAATTATCATTTGGCTGCCAAAAAGTTCACTCAGGCTGGAAACAAGGTTCAGGCTATGAAAGCCCTCCTCAAGTCTGGAGACACCGACAAAATTATTTTCTTCGCTGGGGTGTCTAGACAGCCCGAAATTTACGTCATGGCGGCAAATTACCTGCAGTCGTTGGACTGGCGACAGAATCCAGATATTATGAAGCACATCATCACCTACTACACGAAAGCGCGAGCTTTCAAGCTCCTGGCAGGATTTTACGGCTCGTGCGCGCAGGTTGAGGTTGAAGAGTACCAGAACTACGAAAAGGCACTCGGTGCAATGACCGAGGCCCTCAAGTGTCTCGCCAACAACGGAGATTCCCAAAAAGAGGTGAATAAGTTACAAAAGGCCATAGAATACGTAAGGAACTTTGTCGACATTCAGTTTTTGTATAGAGAAAACCCGGCGGAGGCCATAAGACAGTGTCAGGAACTTATCAGTGCCAACCCCGAGCCCGCGGTGAGACGCGGTGACATCTTCGCCTTTATTGTGAGGCATTTCGTGAAACAGAAAGACCTAGGCAGTGCCAGGAAAGCAGTGGAAGAAATGCAGGCCTTGATGCCGAACGCGAGTCTCACGCAGTTTATAGACTCTGGAACGTTACGGTCGGTTTATGAGGATATGAGCATCCGGCAAACGCAGCCGGTCTCCCTCTTCGCGAAGCACGGCATGAAGTTGAATGGTGATCGGGAAAGCTCAGAGGATGAAGAGGTGGAAGAAGATGTAGCAGCAATAGGAGGACTGTAA